Proteins from a genomic interval of Rhodococcoides fascians A25f:
- a CDS encoding alpha/beta fold hydrolase, translating into MTQKRTLLAAVLVLATMCAACGAGPSIRPDVAVEQRSPGQPGEPSAEAPPEPAALAVPTTDLDWADCTAATLGTFGLTSTTPGLTLECAEYEADVDASGQMFGTFAVGALRARLDGTPADAGPLVFTSGSDRSSIATLATMAAGPLSTLLEAHPIVAVDRRGIGRSTAVDCIDAPTKTAVDALGQFTRSDADTADRAVDAGRDATIECTDTLQPQELAFGTTYAADDLDRLRQLWGMNQIGVIGSGNGALTALAYAAKFPDNISRLILDSPPGVNTDQITLAEQRTQGKEAAFAAFAQRCVALNCSLGADPTAAVEQLLRRAAGGEFAPLSTHEILDGITFALASTAGDASSRATTLSTTLSAAAGSDTAALLALAERGRNAYGTDGQFVSRCTDGQQWPSPQGVRDLSSQWTDRYPVYGTDAALTALLCSSWPTAPSIPLPTSLDVPVLVLSNAGDPIVGNGGLSSVTGLVGATGAAVASAAWQGSGHPSLGGSQCLQSAAVNYAANTSLPTDGTVCPA; encoded by the coding sequence GTGACGCAGAAACGTACGTTGCTCGCCGCCGTCCTCGTCCTGGCCACGATGTGCGCGGCCTGCGGCGCCGGGCCGTCGATCCGGCCCGATGTAGCGGTGGAGCAACGATCCCCCGGTCAGCCCGGCGAGCCGTCCGCAGAGGCTCCGCCGGAACCGGCTGCTCTCGCCGTGCCGACGACCGACCTCGACTGGGCCGACTGCACCGCCGCCACTCTCGGGACGTTCGGGCTCACCTCCACCACGCCCGGACTGACACTCGAGTGCGCGGAGTACGAGGCCGATGTCGATGCCAGCGGGCAGATGTTCGGCACGTTCGCCGTCGGCGCACTGCGCGCCCGGCTCGATGGAACGCCGGCCGACGCGGGGCCGCTGGTGTTCACCTCTGGCTCCGATCGATCCTCGATCGCCACACTGGCGACAATGGCAGCCGGTCCGCTCTCGACACTGCTGGAAGCTCACCCCATCGTCGCCGTGGATCGACGCGGGATCGGCCGCTCCACCGCTGTGGACTGCATCGACGCCCCTACCAAGACTGCAGTCGATGCGCTGGGACAGTTCACCAGATCCGACGCCGATACCGCCGACCGCGCAGTCGACGCAGGCCGAGACGCCACCATCGAGTGCACCGACACACTCCAGCCACAGGAACTCGCCTTCGGAACCACCTACGCCGCAGACGATCTCGACCGTCTGCGGCAGCTCTGGGGCATGAACCAGATCGGAGTGATCGGATCGGGGAACGGTGCGCTCACCGCGTTGGCCTACGCGGCGAAGTTCCCGGACAACATCTCGCGTCTGATTCTCGATTCGCCGCCCGGGGTCAACACCGATCAGATCACGCTGGCCGAGCAACGCACCCAGGGCAAGGAAGCCGCCTTCGCGGCGTTCGCACAACGATGCGTCGCGCTGAACTGCTCACTCGGGGCCGATCCGACGGCTGCTGTGGAGCAGCTGCTCCGACGCGCCGCCGGTGGCGAGTTCGCACCGCTGTCCACTCACGAAATTCTCGACGGCATCACCTTCGCGCTCGCATCGACTGCAGGGGACGCGTCGTCCCGGGCCACCACCCTGTCCACGACCTTGTCCGCAGCGGCCGGCTCCGACACCGCAGCTCTGCTCGCTCTCGCCGAACGAGGTCGAAATGCCTACGGCACCGACGGGCAGTTCGTTTCCCGGTGCACGGACGGCCAGCAGTGGCCGTCTCCGCAGGGCGTGCGTGACCTGTCGTCGCAATGGACCGACCGCTACCCGGTCTACGGCACCGACGCCGCCCTGACAGCGTTGCTGTGCTCCTCCTGGCCGACAGCACCGTCGATCCCCCTGCCCACCTCGTTGGACGTTCCGGTACTGGTCCTGTCGAACGCGGGCGACCCGATCGTCGGCAACGGAGGCCTGTCCTCGGTCACCGGGCTGGTCGGGGCAACCGGTGCAGCAGTGGCGTCGGCGGCGTGGCAGGGCAGCGGACACCCGAGCCTCGGCGGATCACAGTGTCTGCAGAGCGCTGCGGTGAATTACGCGGCCAATACTTCGCTTCCCACCGACGGCACCGTCTGTCCCGCCTGA
- a CDS encoding glycosyltransferase family 87 protein, translating to MSLSFLEPRSGRTTAEVIKYALWPIAIMTVIQRVVIKAVNGDITNDFNPVYSAALAFLNRQPVYTANFDSVDPHYLYQPSATMLLSPIAIIDPERSRWLFIIASTIAILVALYILLRIFGFRLDSVAAPALLLAAFVSETVTNTLVFTNFNGFVLLGEVAFLGFLLQRKDLSAGVAMGLTLAIKPMLAPLLLLPLMTRQWKVFITSIAIPVVMMAIAWPLSVDPMNFIDRTLPYLLQTRDYFNSAVVGNGRYYGVPELLTLGIRAVLGIMVLVSLWLLYRYCREDRLFFFATTSGLILTAHWLLGSLGQMYYSMMLFPLLMTVVLKNSLLRNWPAWLAIYGFMNYDRWLSGRWIETGRALDYLRTTFGWALLIVVIFGVLVGRYFAARSEGRLDDGIEPNYLLPSAPPAKTA from the coding sequence GTGTCACTTAGCTTTCTGGAGCCGCGTTCAGGGCGGACGACCGCCGAGGTAATCAAGTACGCCCTGTGGCCCATCGCCATCATGACCGTGATCCAGCGGGTGGTCATCAAGGCGGTCAACGGTGATATCACCAACGACTTCAATCCCGTGTACAGCGCAGCTCTGGCGTTCCTGAATCGACAGCCGGTGTACACGGCGAATTTCGACTCCGTCGATCCGCACTACCTGTACCAACCGAGTGCGACGATGCTGCTCTCCCCCATAGCCATCATCGACCCCGAGCGATCTCGCTGGCTGTTCATCATCGCCAGCACCATCGCAATTCTCGTGGCGCTGTACATCCTGCTGCGCATCTTCGGATTCCGGCTCGATTCGGTTGCCGCTCCCGCGCTGCTCCTCGCCGCATTCGTCAGCGAGACGGTGACGAACACGTTGGTGTTCACCAACTTCAACGGCTTCGTCCTCCTCGGCGAAGTAGCGTTCCTCGGGTTTCTACTCCAGCGCAAAGACCTGTCGGCCGGCGTTGCCATGGGTCTGACTCTGGCGATCAAGCCGATGCTCGCGCCGCTACTGCTGCTTCCGCTGATGACGCGTCAGTGGAAGGTCTTCATCACCTCGATCGCAATCCCAGTTGTCATGATGGCCATCGCCTGGCCGCTGTCGGTCGACCCGATGAACTTCATCGACCGGACGCTCCCGTACCTGTTGCAGACCCGCGACTACTTCAACAGTGCTGTTGTCGGCAACGGTCGCTACTACGGTGTTCCCGAACTGCTCACCCTCGGCATCCGCGCGGTGCTGGGAATCATGGTTCTGGTGTCGCTGTGGCTGCTGTACCGATACTGCCGCGAGGACCGTCTGTTCTTCTTTGCGACCACCTCGGGATTGATCCTCACCGCGCACTGGTTGCTGGGCTCACTGGGACAGATGTACTACTCGATGATGCTGTTCCCGCTGCTCATGACTGTGGTGCTGAAGAACTCGCTACTCCGCAACTGGCCCGCCTGGCTCGCGATCTACGGGTTCATGAACTACGACCGATGGCTGTCCGGGCGCTGGATCGAAACGGGCCGTGCCCTCGATTACCTCCGAACCACGTTCGGGTGGGCGCTGCTGATCGTCGTCATCTTCGGTGTTCTCGTCGGACGCTATTTCGCCGCCCGAAGCGAAGGACGACTGGACGACGGAATCGAACCGAACTACCTGCTGCCGAGCGCGCCACCAGCGAAAACGGCATAG
- the msrB gene encoding peptide-methionine (R)-S-oxide reductase MsrB, whose protein sequence is MSSATDNNSAPAVQLTDAQWREKLTPEEYAVLRQAGTERPGVGEYTDTTTEGIYECRACGAELFRSTEKFESHCGWPSFFDPADSDAVLLKEDTTLGMRRVEVVCRNCHSHLGHVFEGEGYPTPTDQRYCINSISLTLKPAS, encoded by the coding sequence ATGAGTTCAGCAACCGACAACAACTCCGCTCCCGCCGTCCAGCTCACCGACGCACAGTGGCGCGAGAAGCTGACCCCCGAGGAGTACGCGGTGCTCCGCCAAGCAGGCACCGAACGCCCGGGCGTCGGCGAGTACACCGATACCACCACCGAAGGCATCTACGAATGCCGGGCCTGCGGAGCCGAATTGTTCCGCAGCACCGAGAAGTTCGAATCCCACTGCGGCTGGCCGTCGTTCTTCGACCCGGCCGACAGCGACGCCGTGCTCCTGAAAGAGGACACCACGCTGGGAATGCGCCGAGTCGAGGTCGTCTGCCGCAACTGCCACAGTCACCTCGGCCACGTGTTCGAGGGCGAGGGCTACCCCACGCCGACCGACCAGCGGTACTGCATCAACTCGATTTCGTTGACGCTCAAGCCTGCATCCTGA
- a CDS encoding MaoC family dehydratase: MRTFTSPEQIKAAVGEDLGTSDWLQITQERVNTFADATGDHQWIHVDVERAKKESPFGAPIAHGFLSLSLVSMLNWQIYTIENTKLGINYGSNKVRFINPVKVGAHVRLQTTLVSVEEVSGGALQMVTAGTLQIEGEDKPALVAEIISRVVF, encoded by the coding sequence ATGCGCACTTTCACCTCACCAGAGCAGATCAAAGCGGCCGTCGGCGAAGACCTCGGCACCAGTGACTGGCTGCAGATCACCCAGGAACGGGTCAACACCTTCGCCGACGCCACCGGCGATCACCAGTGGATTCACGTGGATGTCGAGCGGGCGAAGAAGGAAAGCCCGTTCGGCGCGCCGATCGCACACGGATTCCTGAGCCTGTCCCTGGTATCGATGCTCAACTGGCAGATCTACACCATCGAGAACACCAAGCTCGGAATCAACTACGGCTCCAACAAGGTTCGCTTCATCAACCCGGTGAAGGTCGGCGCCCACGTGCGCCTGCAGACCACCCTCGTCTCCGTCGAAGAGGTATCCGGCGGAGCACTACAGATGGTGACAGCGGGAACGTTGCAGATCGAGGGCGAGGACAAGCCGGCGCTGGTCGCCGAGATCATCTCTCGGGTCGTGTTCTGA
- a CDS encoding molybdopterin-dependent oxidoreductase, whose product MTGVAGVQHMGHWGMFRAESDGRDVTAVHPEISDSNPSPVLGNLVGSVTHRSRVTSPAVRRGWLERGPGPTDDRGSDEFVEVSWDELTDLLSNELRRVVGTYGNSAIYGGSYGWASAGRFHHAQSQVHRFLNCIGGYTRSVHSYSLGATGVIMPHVLGAHWKMFSRSTSWNVIAAHTELLVAFGGVPVKNTGINHGGTSDHPTVDSLDALRARGGQIVSVSPLRNDMNGDARWIAPRPGTDVAMMLALAFVLADEKLHDTAFLDTYCEGYPEFERYLLGVSDGTPKTPQWASTICGIEAADIAELAREMASKRTMVTVTWSLQRTQHGEQAPWMGITLASMLGQIGVPGGGFGHGYGSMNEPGLAPVPYPLPTLPQGINPVPDLIPVAAVSDMLLDPGGEFDYDGQRLTYPDIKVVYWAGGNPFHHHQDLGRLRRALGRPDTVVVHDPYWTPMAKHADIVVPSTTSLERSDLSCTRNDPLLVAMEPAAARYADSRDDYDTFAELATKLGVGEQFTEGRSSQQWLEHLYGQWRGYLRAGGVDTPEFEAFRREGSFRMQTEDDLTFLHDFRTDPVGNALRTPSGKIEIFSATVASFDYDDCRGHPMWFEPQEWLGGPRAQQFPLHLIANQPRTRLHSQLDHGAVSRHSKIQGREPIRMHPSAAAARGVSDADVVRVFNDRGSCLAGVVVDDAMLETVVQLSTGAWYDPLDSADPGSMCKHGSVNVLTADDGASSLSRGCTGQHVLVEIERYDEALPPITAFDPPVRSEVRTRPER is encoded by the coding sequence ATGACCGGAGTGGCCGGCGTCCAGCACATGGGCCACTGGGGCATGTTTCGTGCCGAGTCGGACGGACGCGATGTCACCGCTGTTCATCCCGAGATCTCGGACAGCAATCCTTCCCCGGTGTTGGGCAACCTCGTCGGGTCGGTGACACATCGATCGCGCGTTACCTCACCCGCGGTACGCAGAGGCTGGCTCGAGCGCGGCCCGGGGCCGACCGACGACCGTGGCAGCGACGAGTTCGTCGAGGTGTCGTGGGACGAGTTGACCGACCTGCTGTCCAACGAATTGCGCAGAGTTGTCGGCACATACGGCAACAGCGCCATCTACGGCGGCTCGTACGGGTGGGCGAGTGCCGGACGCTTCCATCACGCGCAGAGTCAGGTGCATCGATTCCTCAACTGCATCGGCGGTTACACCCGATCGGTGCACAGCTACTCACTGGGTGCAACCGGTGTCATCATGCCGCACGTACTCGGTGCGCACTGGAAGATGTTCTCGCGCTCCACGTCCTGGAACGTGATCGCCGCACACACCGAACTGCTCGTGGCCTTCGGCGGCGTTCCGGTGAAGAACACCGGTATCAATCACGGCGGTACGTCGGACCATCCGACGGTCGATTCGCTCGACGCGTTGCGTGCTCGCGGCGGACAGATCGTCTCGGTCAGTCCGCTGCGCAACGACATGAACGGCGACGCTCGATGGATCGCGCCGCGACCCGGAACCGACGTGGCGATGATGTTGGCTCTCGCATTCGTGCTCGCCGACGAAAAGTTGCACGACACAGCCTTTCTCGACACGTACTGCGAGGGCTATCCGGAGTTCGAGCGGTACCTGCTCGGCGTTTCGGACGGCACACCCAAGACCCCGCAGTGGGCGTCGACGATCTGCGGCATCGAGGCCGCGGACATCGCGGAGCTCGCGCGGGAGATGGCGTCGAAACGCACGATGGTCACCGTCACGTGGTCACTGCAACGGACGCAGCACGGCGAGCAGGCCCCGTGGATGGGCATCACGCTGGCATCGATGTTGGGTCAGATCGGCGTGCCCGGCGGGGGATTCGGACACGGCTACGGCTCGATGAACGAGCCCGGTCTGGCCCCGGTGCCGTATCCGTTACCGACCCTGCCGCAGGGAATCAATCCGGTGCCCGATCTGATTCCGGTGGCTGCGGTCTCGGACATGTTGCTCGATCCCGGTGGCGAATTCGATTACGACGGTCAGCGATTGACGTACCCGGACATCAAGGTCGTCTACTGGGCCGGCGGCAATCCGTTCCACCACCACCAGGATCTCGGACGGCTTCGTCGCGCCCTCGGTAGACCCGACACCGTCGTGGTGCACGATCCCTACTGGACACCGATGGCCAAGCACGCCGACATCGTCGTCCCGTCGACGACGTCACTGGAACGGTCGGACCTGAGCTGTACGCGCAACGATCCGTTGCTCGTCGCGATGGAGCCGGCCGCGGCCCGCTACGCGGATTCGCGCGACGACTACGACACCTTCGCCGAGCTGGCGACCAAACTCGGTGTGGGCGAGCAGTTCACCGAGGGACGTAGCTCGCAGCAATGGCTGGAGCATCTGTACGGGCAATGGCGCGGATATCTACGCGCCGGGGGCGTCGATACTCCGGAGTTCGAGGCCTTCCGGCGCGAGGGGTCGTTTCGGATGCAGACCGAGGACGATCTGACGTTCCTCCACGACTTTCGAACCGACCCGGTCGGGAACGCCCTGCGCACCCCGAGCGGCAAGATCGAGATCTTCTCGGCAACGGTTGCGAGCTTCGACTACGACGACTGCCGAGGGCATCCGATGTGGTTCGAGCCGCAGGAGTGGCTCGGCGGGCCACGCGCCCAGCAGTTCCCGTTGCACCTGATCGCCAATCAGCCACGCACCAGGCTGCACAGTCAGCTCGATCACGGTGCGGTGAGCCGACACTCGAAGATTCAGGGCCGAGAGCCGATACGAATGCACCCGTCCGCGGCCGCGGCCAGGGGAGTGTCGGACGCCGATGTCGTGCGGGTGTTCAACGACCGTGGCTCGTGCCTGGCCGGTGTCGTTGTCGACGACGCGATGCTGGAAACGGTGGTCCAGCTGTCCACGGGTGCCTGGTACGACCCGCTCGATTCGGCTGATCCCGGCTCGATGTGCAAGCACGGCAGCGTGAACGTACTCACCGCGGACGACGGGGCGTCCTCGCTGTCGCGTGGATGCACTGGACAGCATGTGCTGGTGGAGATCGAACGCTACGACGAAGCGCTGCCGCCGATCACAGCGTTCGATCCACCTGTTCGATCAGAGGTCAGAACACGACCCGAGAGATGA
- a CDS encoding HAD family hydrolase → MTTTGTSTIEAVLFDFSGTLFRLEEDPTWFDGIHDADGTPVDGAGAAELMRRMTAPVGETVEFDDATRHAWRNRDLDPALHRQAYLHVLAQSGVTDPAHAESVYGRVIDADSWTPYPDTESVLKKLAAESIRVGVLSNIAFDIRPAFVDRGLDRYVDEFVLSFEVGHVKPQPEIFRHAVASLGVDPSVTLMVGDSAEADGAAREIGCSFALVDPVPTVERPDALLAALSAFGIR, encoded by the coding sequence GTGACCACGACGGGCACATCGACGATCGAGGCCGTTCTGTTCGACTTCTCGGGCACGCTGTTCAGGCTCGAGGAGGATCCCACCTGGTTCGACGGCATCCATGACGCAGACGGAACCCCGGTCGACGGTGCCGGAGCCGCGGAACTGATGCGGCGTATGACCGCGCCGGTAGGCGAGACGGTCGAGTTCGACGATGCAACGCGTCATGCCTGGCGAAACCGAGACCTCGATCCGGCACTGCACCGGCAGGCCTATCTGCACGTGCTCGCGCAGTCCGGTGTCACCGATCCCGCGCACGCAGAATCGGTCTACGGGCGGGTGATCGATGCCGATTCGTGGACCCCGTACCCGGACACCGAGTCGGTCCTGAAAAAGCTTGCTGCCGAGTCGATTCGGGTCGGTGTGCTGAGCAACATCGCCTTCGACATCCGTCCTGCGTTCGTCGATCGAGGTCTCGATCGGTACGTCGACGAGTTCGTGCTCTCGTTCGAGGTAGGTCACGTCAAACCGCAGCCCGAGATCTTCCGGCACGCAGTCGCGAGCTTGGGTGTCGACCCTTCGGTGACGTTGATGGTGGGCGACAGCGCCGAGGCCGACGGTGCGGCGAGAGAGATCGGGTGCAGCTTCGCGCTCGTCGATCCCGTACCGACGGTCGAGCGTCCGGATGCACTGCTGGCAGCGTTGAGCGCGTTCGGAATTCGATGA
- the hemQ gene encoding hydrogen peroxide-dependent heme synthase, whose product MARLDYSALNSTLRYLMFSVYKVTPGVLGDDRAAAAKEAKVFFEGREDKGVAVRGVYDIAGMRADADFMVWTHAERIEDLQATYSDFRRTTALGKASTPVWSNTALHRPAEFNKSHVPAFIAGEDPGAYICVYPFVRSIDWYLLPDDERRTMLADHGKAARDYKDVRANTVPSFALGDYEWILAFEAPELDRIVDLMRDLRATEARRHVREETPFFTGPRVEVDALVESLP is encoded by the coding sequence ATGGCACGCCTCGATTACTCAGCGCTCAATTCGACACTCCGCTATCTGATGTTCTCGGTCTACAAGGTCACGCCCGGTGTGCTGGGCGACGATCGGGCCGCAGCAGCCAAGGAGGCGAAAGTCTTCTTCGAAGGTCGTGAAGACAAGGGCGTCGCAGTGCGGGGTGTGTACGACATCGCCGGCATGCGCGCCGACGCCGATTTCATGGTCTGGACGCATGCCGAGCGCATCGAGGACCTGCAAGCCACCTACTCCGACTTCCGGCGCACCACCGCGCTCGGCAAGGCAAGCACTCCGGTCTGGAGCAACACCGCACTGCACCGCCCGGCGGAGTTCAACAAGAGTCACGTCCCGGCCTTCATCGCGGGTGAGGATCCGGGTGCGTACATCTGCGTCTACCCGTTCGTCCGGTCGATCGACTGGTATCTGCTGCCCGACGACGAGCGCCGCACGATGCTCGCCGACCACGGCAAGGCCGCGCGTGACTACAAGGACGTGCGCGCGAACACCGTGCCGTCGTTCGCACTGGGCGACTACGAGTGGATTCTGGCCTTCGAGGCACCCGAGTTGGACCGTATCGTCGATCTGATGCGAGATCTGCGTGCCACCGAGGCGCGACGGCACGTGCGTGAGGAGACTCCGTTCTTCACCGGCCCGCGGGTCGAGGTGGACGCACTCGTCGAATCACTGCCGTGA
- a CDS encoding protoporphyrinogen oxidase: MTLRRYAVVGGGISGLVSAYRLRQACGPDAEITLVEASPRLGGTLRTTEVGAESLDVGAEAFIGRRPEVPALLAELGLSDQLVHPSSARPLVYSGGRTHALPLGTLMGIPSSADSVRDLVDPEELHLIETETTRPFTWTAGSDVSVADLVGSRFGSQVVSRSVDPLLGGVYSGSASSIGVRAALPTLAAALDGGAASLTEAVLAALPTPSPGPVFGGLRDGYAVLLDALIAATGARTIVGAGIGEVRREANGWYVDRVGVVDGLVLAVPAPVLGHLIAAVAPEASRAACSIELASSVVVALAFPKATELPQNSGILVATDAGLDVKAFTLSSRKWPHLGERDAVLLRASLGRFGDSTASDRSDEESIETASNDLRTVAGIDERPVAATVQRWPGGLPQYAPGHLDRVAAVESGVADLPGLEVTGAWQRGVGVPACIASATTAAARLIEVAR; the protein is encoded by the coding sequence GTGACGCTGCGGCGCTACGCCGTGGTCGGCGGCGGGATCTCCGGCCTCGTCTCGGCGTATCGCCTCCGGCAGGCCTGTGGTCCCGATGCGGAGATCACTCTCGTCGAGGCATCCCCTCGCCTCGGTGGCACCCTGCGGACCACCGAGGTCGGTGCCGAGTCGCTCGATGTCGGCGCGGAAGCGTTCATCGGTCGTCGTCCGGAAGTACCGGCTCTGCTCGCCGAACTCGGCCTGTCGGATCAGCTGGTGCACCCGTCGTCGGCGCGTCCGCTGGTCTACTCGGGCGGCCGAACGCATGCGCTCCCGCTGGGCACCTTGATGGGTATCCCGTCCTCTGCCGATTCCGTGCGGGATCTGGTGGACCCGGAAGAACTGCACCTCATCGAGACCGAAACAACACGGCCCTTCACGTGGACCGCGGGCTCGGACGTCAGCGTGGCCGATCTCGTGGGCAGCCGGTTCGGCTCTCAGGTCGTGAGCCGTTCGGTTGATCCCTTGCTCGGCGGCGTGTACTCCGGCTCGGCGAGCTCGATCGGCGTCCGAGCGGCACTTCCGACGTTGGCAGCTGCATTGGACGGCGGGGCAGCGAGCCTGACCGAGGCAGTGCTGGCGGCACTGCCCACGCCGTCGCCGGGACCGGTGTTCGGCGGGCTGCGCGACGGCTATGCGGTGCTGCTCGATGCTCTGATCGCCGCGACCGGTGCCCGAACGATCGTCGGCGCAGGCATCGGCGAGGTACGCCGTGAGGCGAACGGCTGGTACGTCGATCGCGTGGGCGTCGTCGACGGACTGGTCTTGGCGGTACCTGCGCCCGTTCTCGGTCACCTGATCGCCGCGGTGGCACCCGAGGCCTCGCGGGCGGCATGCAGTATCGAGCTGGCGTCGTCGGTGGTCGTAGCGCTGGCCTTTCCGAAAGCGACCGAGCTGCCCCAGAACTCCGGCATTCTCGTGGCCACGGACGCAGGCCTCGATGTCAAAGCGTTCACGTTGTCGAGCCGGAAGTGGCCACACCTGGGGGAGCGTGACGCGGTACTGCTGCGGGCCTCCCTCGGCCGCTTCGGCGACTCCACGGCCTCGGACCGATCCGACGAGGAGTCGATCGAGACAGCGTCGAACGATCTGCGGACGGTCGCCGGCATCGATGAGCGACCGGTGGCCGCGACGGTGCAGCGCTGGCCGGGCGGCTTGCCGCAATACGCGCCCGGACACCTCGATCGCGTCGCCGCCGTCGAGTCCGGCGTCGCCGATCTACCCGGCCTCGAGGTCACCGGAGCCTGGCAGCGCGGCGTCGGTGTACCCGCATGTATTGCGTCCGCCACCACCGCTGCCGCCCGGCTGATCGAAGTGGCACGATAG
- the hemE gene encoding uroporphyrinogen decarboxylase, producing the protein MNVEAHTTAPARRELPDAPFLAAIAGETPSRRPVWFMRQAGRSLPEYRKIRAGIGMLDSCFRPDLVAEITLQPVRRHDVDAAILFSDIVVPLKAAGIDLDIVAGTGPVVAQPVRSAADVAALPTLTADQVEPVADAVRILTRELAGTPLIGFAGAPFTLASYLVEGGPSRNHEKTKALMRSDPTTWHALLDALATTTITFLQAQLAAGVDAVQVFDSWAGALSLADYREYVLPHSTRVFDAVSSAGVPKIHFGVGTGELLGAMGEAGADVVGVDWRIPLDDAVHRVGGGKVLQGNLDPAVLFAGWDAVETEVRRIAAEADRAVAAGARGHVFNLGHGVLPDTDPEILTRVVSLVHSL; encoded by the coding sequence ATGAACGTCGAAGCACACACCACAGCCCCCGCCCGTCGAGAACTCCCGGACGCGCCGTTCTTGGCCGCGATCGCCGGTGAAACGCCCTCGCGTCGGCCGGTGTGGTTCATGCGTCAGGCCGGGAGGTCGCTCCCCGAATACCGAAAGATTCGCGCCGGTATCGGCATGCTGGATTCGTGCTTTCGGCCGGATCTGGTGGCCGAGATCACTCTGCAACCTGTCCGTCGACACGATGTCGACGCGGCAATCCTGTTCTCGGACATCGTGGTTCCGCTCAAGGCTGCCGGTATCGATCTCGACATCGTTGCCGGCACCGGTCCCGTCGTGGCTCAGCCGGTGCGTTCGGCGGCCGATGTCGCGGCGCTGCCCACGTTGACCGCCGATCAGGTCGAGCCGGTGGCCGATGCGGTGCGGATCCTCACCAGGGAGCTCGCGGGAACGCCGCTCATCGGGTTCGCAGGAGCGCCGTTCACCCTTGCGTCCTACCTGGTCGAGGGTGGCCCCAGCCGCAATCACGAGAAGACCAAGGCGCTGATGCGCTCGGACCCGACGACCTGGCATGCCCTGCTCGACGCGCTGGCGACCACGACGATCACATTCCTGCAGGCGCAGTTGGCCGCCGGAGTGGACGCGGTGCAGGTGTTCGACTCGTGGGCGGGTGCACTGTCGTTGGCCGACTACCGCGAGTACGTGCTGCCGCACTCGACGCGAGTGTTCGACGCCGTGTCCTCGGCCGGTGTTCCCAAGATTCACTTCGGGGTCGGCACCGGCGAGTTGCTCGGTGCGATGGGTGAGGCCGGTGCCGATGTGGTCGGCGTCGACTGGCGGATTCCGCTCGACGACGCCGTGCACCGAGTCGGCGGCGGCAAGGTGCTGCAGGGAAATCTCGATCCGGCGGTGCTGTTCGCCGGCTGGGATGCCGTCGAGACCGAAGTTCGACGTATTGCCGCCGAAGCCGACCGCGCGGTGGCGGCCGGTGCGCGGGGGCATGTGTTCAATCTCGGACACGGCGTGTTGCCCGACACCGATCCCGAGATTCTGACCCGGGTGGTCTCGTTGGTGCATTCGTTGTGA
- a CDS encoding DUF3000 domain-containing protein: MTEPESTAEPAPFRAAIDAMHRAQVHPAIEIGPIRPPQRLAPYSYAIGAEVKHPDSEQVDEQSDGDAFGRLILLYDPDGAEAWNGTLRLVAYIQADVDESLADDPLLPEVGWSWLVDALESRSEPLNALGGTVTSTSSVRYGDIAGPPKAHQLELRASWTATSEDLSTHVEAFCEVLAYAAGLPPAGITTLGQRSSSRT; encoded by the coding sequence GTGACCGAACCCGAATCCACCGCCGAACCTGCGCCTTTCCGCGCCGCCATCGACGCGATGCATCGGGCTCAGGTACACCCGGCGATCGAAATCGGTCCGATCCGGCCGCCGCAACGACTCGCGCCGTACAGCTACGCCATCGGGGCCGAGGTCAAGCACCCCGATTCCGAGCAGGTCGACGAACAGAGCGACGGCGACGCGTTCGGCCGCTTGATTCTGCTGTACGACCCCGACGGTGCAGAAGCCTGGAACGGCACGCTTCGACTGGTTGCCTACATTCAAGCGGACGTCGACGAATCGCTGGCCGACGATCCGCTGCTTCCCGAGGTCGGGTGGAGTTGGCTGGTCGACGCACTGGAGTCACGGTCGGAGCCGCTCAACGCACTCGGCGGCACCGTCACCTCGACCAGCTCGGTGCGTTACGGCGACATCGCCGGTCCCCCCAAGGCCCATCAGCTCGAACTTCGCGCGTCCTGGACCGCGACGTCCGAGGACCTCTCGACCCACGTCGAGGCCTTCTGCGAGGTTCTCGCGTACGCGGCAGGGCTGCCGCCCGCGGGCATCACGACCCTCGGTCAACGCAGTTCCAGCCGGACATAG